A portion of the Blastopirellula sediminis genome contains these proteins:
- a CDS encoding glycosyltransferase family 4 protein: MLLDPPPKVVRSLQRIAADSNADVVQVDYPWMVRFPRCLPRTTPRVFVVHELQSSIIQQLYPGDAEMLRIARRLEVETLREYDAVITLCDEDAQVLTHEHGLQNVVVSPLAIQGITAESTSTEEFELRTPLRFTFLGGHSHSPNADAVRWLHTEIAPLIFQDMPDAIIRIVGSYPQSFQQDLASDRFQFAGFVDDVDAELRGSIFLCPLRIGSGMRIKILDAIRAGVVVLSTTLGARGLGLRDEQDVLLCDSAGAFAAKAKTLSADAIRYSRIAQNARRRVGERFSAEVVGQVRHQLLNEVVERFRQLQRA; this comes from the coding sequence ACCCCTGGATGGTGAGATTTCCACGCTGCTTGCCTCGTACGACGCCGCGCGTCTTTGTGGTGCACGAACTGCAGTCCTCTATCATCCAGCAACTGTATCCCGGCGACGCAGAAATGCTGCGTATCGCTCGGCGTCTCGAGGTCGAAACTCTCCGCGAGTACGACGCAGTGATCACCCTATGCGACGAAGATGCACAGGTGTTGACCCACGAGCATGGACTACAAAACGTCGTCGTTTCTCCGCTCGCTATTCAAGGGATTACTGCGGAGTCGACGTCAACGGAGGAATTCGAGTTGCGAACGCCGCTACGTTTTACCTTTTTAGGCGGACATTCGCACTCGCCGAACGCCGACGCTGTACGGTGGTTGCATACGGAGATTGCGCCGCTGATTTTTCAGGATATGCCGGATGCCATTATTCGGATTGTAGGAAGCTATCCACAATCGTTTCAGCAAGATCTGGCGAGCGATCGGTTTCAGTTTGCAGGTTTCGTCGACGATGTTGACGCGGAGCTCCGTGGTTCGATTTTTCTCTGTCCCCTGCGAATTGGTAGTGGGATGCGGATCAAGATTCTGGACGCGATTCGTGCAGGCGTCGTCGTGCTGTCAACGACGCTAGGCGCGCGGGGACTTGGACTTCGAGACGAGCAGGACGTGTTACTTTGCGACAGTGCCGGCGCCTTTGCGGCGAAGGCGAAGACGCTCTCCGCCGACGCAATCCGTTACTCGCGAATCGCCCAGAACGCGCGGCGACGGGTAGGCGAACGGTTTTCGGCAGAAGTTGTCGGTCAAGTACGGCATCAACTATTGAACGAAGTGGTCGAGCGATTTCGGCAACTTCAACGGGCATAG
- a CDS encoding glycosyltransferase family 2 protein yields MESSLDAVACVIVNYRCVDETIACVERLQGSEHASPHIFVVDNNSPDDSVEGLTARLPEGVELVVSGRNLGYGDGCNLGIRKAAEQGFQFVWVLTPDVQVADGALSKLMEVMLQEPTIGICGPEVVAGDEVIAQSLVFENRGFLPMHKMRPTDSPTPNREVRSTGYVDGCAILLRVATLRQIGLFRDDFFLYFEETELCLRAADFGWKVMIVSDAKVITRPMNEERNGRDYYMIRNSIYLARVRRRYRMRTVGRHVLETAYLTLRYPRLCLRRISILFRGVYAGSTGRLGELPTIG; encoded by the coding sequence ATGGAGAGTTCGCTGGACGCTGTCGCGTGCGTAATCGTGAACTATCGCTGTGTCGATGAAACGATCGCTTGCGTCGAAAGGTTGCAGGGAAGCGAACATGCGTCGCCGCACATTTTTGTTGTGGATAACAACTCCCCGGATGATTCCGTAGAGGGTCTTACCGCACGTCTGCCCGAAGGGGTTGAGCTAGTTGTGAGCGGTCGGAATCTCGGTTACGGGGATGGCTGCAATCTTGGTATCAGAAAGGCGGCTGAGCAGGGATTCCAGTTCGTATGGGTGTTGACGCCGGACGTTCAGGTGGCGGACGGCGCTCTGTCGAAGCTGATGGAAGTGATGCTTCAGGAGCCGACAATCGGGATCTGCGGCCCGGAAGTGGTTGCCGGCGACGAAGTGATTGCGCAGTCTCTGGTCTTCGAGAATCGGGGTTTCTTACCGATGCACAAGATGCGGCCGACCGACAGTCCGACGCCAAATCGGGAAGTGCGATCTACCGGCTACGTCGACGGATGCGCGATTCTGTTACGGGTGGCGACCCTTCGTCAGATCGGCCTATTTCGCGACGATTTCTTCCTCTACTTCGAGGAAACTGAGCTTTGCCTTCGGGCGGCGGACTTTGGTTGGAAGGTCATGATCGTAAGCGACGCGAAAGTGATCACACGGCCGATGAACGAAGAACGAAATGGCCGCGACTATTACATGATTCGCAATAGCATCTACCTCGCTCGCGTTCGACGACGATATCGAATGCGAACGGTGGGGCGTCATGTGCTGGAGACCGCTTACCTGACGTTACGTTATCCGCGGCTCTGCTTGCGTCGCATTTCAATTCTCTTTCGCGGCGTCTACGCCGGATCGACGGGGCGTTTAGGGGAATTGCCCACGATTGGGTAG
- a CDS encoding ankyrin repeat domain-containing protein, with protein MATSENQRQLDKWLEAEGYPTDDLEATRENETTALMRAARLGRADVIQDLLERGADPNRLNADKNPALWFACFSSSLKSIDLLIDAGADLDTQNVNGATSLIYAASAGKTDVVRRLLERGASTAPETLDGYTALDSAASPPVLKLLRTAVASAAEKENAPS; from the coding sequence ATGGCGACCAGCGAAAATCAACGCCAACTCGATAAGTGGCTAGAGGCCGAAGGCTATCCAACGGATGACCTGGAAGCGACGCGTGAAAACGAAACCACAGCCTTGATGCGTGCGGCTCGGCTGGGACGTGCAGACGTCATCCAAGACCTGCTTGAACGGGGCGCCGATCCGAATCGACTCAACGCCGATAAAAACCCCGCGCTCTGGTTCGCCTGTTTTAGTTCCAGCTTGAAATCAATCGACCTACTGATCGACGCCGGCGCCGATTTGGACACTCAGAACGTCAACGGCGCTACGTCACTGATCTACGCCGCTTCGGCTGGCAAAACCGACGTCGTGCGGCGACTTCTCGAAAGAGGAGCCAGCACGGCGCCGGAAACGTTAGACGGATACACAGCGCTCGACTCCGCCGCGAGTCCCCCTGTTTTGAAACTGCTCCGTACCGCCGTGGCCAGCGCCGCGGAAAAGGAAAACGCCCCCTCATGA
- a CDS encoding SagB/ThcOx family dehydrogenase, protein MVLPRAIANGEISVSDYHEVSKHHVGEYAPGPLALDWDQQPNPFRTFAGAPAVELPLPTRTPTPKYHQLSDGTVIQPQAPSLEALGQLLAYSMGISCWKVYEEVKFSLRCNPSSGNLHPTETYLAVQNFASLLPGIYHYDVHQHALERRYAISPANLPSTSDAPTLWIGLTSIPWREAWKYGERSYRYCQLDIGHAVAAIRMSAAALGWTVTLVESIGDDEIAALFGIDRSADYAECEREIPEVVLQLHAGAKSEAIGDLARLVTLVQESAKSAWHGVPNRLSTDDPVEWPLADVVPEKTKKPPTDEPVWTPPAGKVKLAPATDESATDIFSWRRSAQAFDDEAVYPKSAFARFLDTLSPKRDVPPLDLFPWEPRLHPVFFVHNVQGIAPGVYIAPRSESGEALLRSTLRDKFDWKQIDSLPTDQPFYQLVGAKCRKAAKHFSCNQAIAADSCFTIAMIADFADVIEEGAWKYRQLYWEAGALGQLMYLEAEVANFRGTGIGCFFDLEIHQILGIHDTSFQCLYNFTVGFPFLDPRLQTIAPYAHLNERQ, encoded by the coding sequence GTGGTTTTACCGCGAGCGATCGCCAACGGAGAGATCAGCGTCTCGGACTATCACGAAGTCTCGAAGCACCACGTCGGCGAGTATGCCCCTGGACCGCTTGCGCTCGATTGGGATCAGCAGCCGAATCCCTTTCGTACGTTTGCCGGAGCGCCGGCTGTCGAGTTGCCCCTCCCCACCCGAACGCCGACGCCCAAGTACCATCAACTTTCTGATGGAACCGTGATCCAACCGCAGGCGCCCAGTCTCGAAGCGCTCGGGCAGTTGCTCGCCTACTCGATGGGCATCTCTTGTTGGAAGGTTTACGAAGAGGTCAAATTTTCTCTACGCTGCAATCCATCGAGCGGCAACCTTCATCCGACCGAAACTTATCTGGCGGTGCAAAACTTCGCATCCTTATTGCCCGGGATCTACCACTACGACGTTCACCAGCATGCGTTGGAACGACGTTACGCGATCTCTCCAGCGAACTTACCGTCAACGTCCGACGCCCCCACGCTCTGGATCGGTCTGACGTCGATTCCTTGGCGCGAAGCCTGGAAGTATGGCGAACGGTCGTATCGCTACTGTCAGCTGGACATCGGACATGCTGTCGCCGCGATCCGAATGTCGGCCGCCGCGCTCGGCTGGACTGTCACGCTGGTCGAATCGATCGGCGACGATGAGATCGCCGCTCTGTTCGGCATCGATCGTTCCGCCGACTATGCCGAATGCGAACGAGAAATTCCGGAAGTCGTTCTGCAATTGCATGCTGGCGCGAAATCAGAGGCAATCGGAGATCTCGCTCGATTGGTGACGCTGGTTCAGGAAAGCGCCAAGTCCGCCTGGCACGGCGTCCCCAATCGGCTCAGCACCGACGATCCTGTCGAATGGCCGCTTGCTGACGTTGTTCCCGAGAAAACGAAGAAGCCGCCGACCGATGAACCAGTCTGGACTCCCCCTGCCGGTAAAGTCAAATTGGCACCAGCCACGGATGAAAGTGCGACTGACATCTTCTCCTGGCGACGCAGCGCTCAAGCGTTTGACGACGAAGCGGTCTACCCGAAGTCAGCTTTCGCACGGTTCCTCGATACGTTGTCTCCCAAGCGGGACGTTCCTCCGCTCGACCTCTTCCCGTGGGAACCTCGGCTGCATCCCGTCTTCTTCGTCCACAATGTGCAAGGGATAGCTCCTGGCGTCTACATCGCGCCGCGCAGCGAAAGCGGCGAAGCGCTGCTCCGCTCAACGCTTCGCGACAAATTCGATTGGAAGCAGATCGATTCTTTGCCGACCGATCAGCCGTTCTATCAACTGGTTGGCGCCAAATGCCGCAAAGCGGCCAAGCACTTTTCCTGCAATCAAGCGATCGCGGCCGACAGTTGCTTTACGATCGCCATGATCGCCGACTTTGCCGACGTGATAGAGGAAGGCGCCTGGAAATATCGCCAGCTCTATTGGGAGGCCGGGGCGCTCGGCCAACTGATGTACCTGGAAGCGGAAGTCGCCAATTTTCGCGGCACCGGAATCGGCTGCTTCTTCGACCTCGAGATCCATCAGATCCTCGGCATACACGACACCTCATTCCAGTGTCTCTACAACTTCACGGTCGGATTTCCATTTTTGGATCCCCGTCTACAAACCATCGCTCCTTACGCTCATCTGAATGAGCGCCAATGA
- the nifA gene encoding nif-specific transcriptional activator NifA, whose amino-acid sequence MPKGFERASGETFECHACPLNLELEAMYNLTTCMSSSDVGRSTLSTVLDNLQLNEMSRGMITLVDENTRKLVLEVIQDTAVDKNSIAYHSGEGIIGSAFEQNRVVIVPRIADEPRFAGKLGIYERDRPFIAVPISANGKVIGVLAAQPKTADLDRLESQSRFLVMIANLVGQIAKLAQDHEREKSQLTDQRDRLLEQLSQQYGFENIIGRSDPMRRVFQQISAVAKWTTTVLIRGESGTGKELVAHAIHYNSQRADKPFVKLNAAVLSDNLLESELFGYEKGAFTGATEGRPGRFERADGGTLFLDEIGEISPGFQSKLLRVLQEGEFERVGSSQTKCVDVRIIAATNRDLEADVEAGKFREDLYYRLNVMPIYMPPLRARAEDIPDLALHLVRRISDRQGRDLSLSQAATALLMRYDWPGNVRELENCLERAAVMSSSATIDREAIVDTGLEDRIMSRGGTLVEAPANFNDPDLDERDRIVAALEHCGWVQAKAARLLGMTPRQIAYRIQTLDIKVRRI is encoded by the coding sequence ATGCCGAAAGGTTTTGAAAGGGCGAGTGGAGAAACGTTCGAGTGTCATGCGTGTCCGCTCAATCTAGAGCTGGAGGCGATGTACAACCTCACGACTTGCATGTCGAGTTCGGACGTCGGGCGTTCCACGCTCTCGACAGTCCTGGACAACCTGCAACTCAACGAAATGTCGCGGGGTATGATCACGCTTGTCGATGAGAATACCCGGAAGTTGGTCTTGGAAGTGATCCAGGACACTGCAGTCGATAAGAACAGTATCGCTTACCATTCTGGGGAAGGGATCATCGGCTCGGCGTTCGAGCAAAACCGGGTGGTTATCGTACCGCGAATTGCCGACGAACCGCGTTTTGCCGGCAAGCTCGGCATTTACGAACGGGATCGTCCCTTTATCGCAGTTCCTATTTCGGCCAACGGCAAGGTGATCGGCGTCTTGGCCGCACAGCCGAAAACGGCCGACCTCGATCGACTCGAAAGCCAATCTCGCTTTCTGGTGATGATCGCGAATCTTGTCGGACAGATTGCCAAGCTTGCCCAAGATCACGAACGCGAAAAGTCGCAACTGACCGATCAGCGCGATCGCCTGCTGGAGCAATTAAGTCAGCAGTACGGCTTTGAAAACATCATCGGCCGATCTGATCCGATGCGTCGGGTTTTTCAACAGATCAGCGCCGTCGCCAAGTGGACGACCACCGTACTGATTCGAGGAGAATCGGGAACCGGCAAAGAGCTCGTTGCTCACGCGATCCATTACAACTCGCAGCGCGCCGATAAACCGTTCGTAAAACTGAACGCAGCCGTGCTTTCGGATAATCTGCTGGAGTCGGAACTCTTCGGCTACGAAAAAGGGGCGTTCACCGGCGCGACCGAAGGTCGACCGGGACGTTTTGAGCGAGCCGACGGCGGAACGTTGTTCCTGGACGAAATTGGCGAGATCTCGCCGGGGTTCCAATCGAAACTGCTCCGCGTCTTGCAAGAGGGAGAGTTTGAACGCGTCGGCAGCTCCCAGACGAAATGCGTCGACGTCCGGATTATTGCCGCGACTAATCGCGACTTGGAAGCGGACGTCGAAGCGGGCAAGTTTCGCGAAGACCTCTACTATCGGCTCAATGTGATGCCGATCTATATGCCCCCGCTACGGGCACGAGCCGAGGATATTCCGGACCTGGCGTTGCATCTGGTACGACGAATCTCTGACCGGCAAGGTCGCGATTTGTCGCTGTCGCAGGCGGCGACCGCTCTCCTGATGCGTTACGACTGGCCTGGCAACGTCCGCGAGTTGGAAAACTGTCTGGAACGAGCTGCGGTGATGTCTTCGTCCGCTACGATCGATCGCGAGGCGATCGTCGATACCGGATTGGAAGATCGGATTATGTCGCGCGGCGGAACGCTGGTCGAAGCTCCGGCGAACTTCAATGACCCCGATCTTGACGAACGCGACCGCATCGTCGCCGCCCTGGAGCATTGCGGTTGGGTGCAAGCGAAGGCGGCTCGGCTACTCGGAATGACCCCGCGTCAGATCGCCTACCGCATTCAGACCTTAGACATCAAGGTCCGCCGCATTTAG
- a CDS encoding ferritin-like domain-containing protein: MASSELIDKLNDILRWEWTGVAQYSQYSFVLTGIWREVYSGRFGESASESFGHAKQIGQKITALGGVPVVERDPVKQTGSLHEMLMNSLCFEETAVQLYQEALALADGVDRPLVVMLEEILLEEQEGVDEFTLILRDYDSGEMADAVSNAG; the protein is encoded by the coding sequence ATGGCAAGTTCTGAGTTAATTGACAAACTAAACGACATATTGCGTTGGGAGTGGACCGGCGTCGCTCAATACTCGCAGTACAGCTTTGTGCTGACCGGCATTTGGCGCGAGGTTTACTCGGGACGATTTGGCGAAAGTGCGTCGGAATCGTTCGGTCACGCGAAACAGATCGGCCAGAAGATCACGGCGCTCGGTGGAGTTCCAGTCGTCGAACGCGATCCGGTCAAGCAGACCGGCAGTTTGCACGAGATGCTGATGAACAGCCTCTGCTTTGAGGAAACGGCCGTTCAACTCTACCAGGAAGCGCTCGCGTTGGCCGACGGCGTCGATCGCCCTTTGGTGGTGATGCTGGAGGAGATCCTGCTGGAAGAGCAAGAAGGCGTGGACGAATTCACCCTGATCCTCCGCGATTACGATTCCGGCGAGATGGCGGATGCCGTTTCCAACGCCGGTTAA
- a CDS encoding 2-oxoacid:ferredoxin oxidoreductase subunit beta: protein MITSAPLNLTPQDFASDQEIRWCPGCGDYAILASMKKVLPTLGIPPHKTVFVSGIGCSSRFPYYVSTYGIHSIHGRAPAIATGLKASRPDLSVWVITGDGDGLSIGGNHLIHAIRRNVNINIILFNNRIYGLTKGQYSPTSPIGKVTKSTPMGAIDNPLYPLSVAVACEGTFVARSVDTNTKHLAATLQRAAEHQGVSFVEVLQNCSVFNDGAWNYAKDKDSKADNLLELEHGKPLIFGKEGNKGIRIRNLEPEVVEIGKDCGEEELLVHDEQAKSPTLAYMLSQLRHEFGFPEPIGVLRDIQRPQYEIELNRQVEFARETAGEGDLDSLLDEGETWTVA from the coding sequence ATGATTACCTCCGCACCGCTCAATTTGACGCCTCAAGACTTCGCCAGCGACCAGGAAATTCGCTGGTGCCCCGGATGCGGCGACTACGCCATCCTCGCATCGATGAAGAAGGTTCTGCCGACGCTGGGAATCCCACCGCACAAGACGGTCTTCGTCTCCGGCATCGGCTGCTCGAGCCGCTTTCCGTACTACGTCAGCACCTACGGAATTCATAGCATTCACGGCCGAGCGCCGGCGATCGCCACCGGTCTGAAGGCGTCACGCCCCGATCTTTCGGTCTGGGTAATTACCGGCGACGGCGACGGACTGAGCATCGGCGGCAATCATCTGATTCATGCGATTCGCCGTAACGTGAACATCAACATCATTCTGTTCAACAACCGCATCTACGGCCTGACGAAGGGGCAATACTCGCCGACTTCGCCGATTGGCAAAGTGACCAAAAGCACGCCAATGGGAGCAATCGACAATCCGCTCTATCCCCTCTCGGTCGCGGTCGCTTGCGAAGGGACGTTCGTCGCTCGCTCGGTCGATACGAACACCAAACACCTGGCGGCCACGCTGCAACGTGCGGCCGAGCATCAAGGGGTGTCGTTTGTCGAAGTGCTGCAAAACTGCAGCGTCTTTAATGACGGCGCCTGGAACTACGCCAAAGACAAAGACTCCAAAGCGGACAATCTCCTGGAACTGGAGCATGGCAAGCCGCTGATCTTCGGCAAAGAGGGGAACAAGGGGATCCGCATTCGCAACCTGGAACCGGAAGTGGTTGAAATCGGCAAGGATTGCGGCGAAGAAGAACTGCTAGTCCATGACGAGCAGGCGAAGTCGCCGACGTTGGCCTATATGCTGTCGCAACTTCGACACGAGTTCGGGTTCCCCGAACCGATTGGCGTGTTGCGAGATATTCAGCGCCCGCAATACGAAATCGAATTGAATCGCCAGGTTGAATTCGCCCGAGAAACCGCCGGCGAAGGAGATCTCGACAGTCTGCTGGATGAAGGGGAAACCTGGACGGTCGCGTAG
- a CDS encoding 2-oxoacid:acceptor oxidoreductase subunit alpha encodes MTPDGGLESKTKSTDETSPEAKTLPVIDRLGLSPKSNKQTVNIEGATVRLAGDSGDGMQLAGTQLTGASTRLGNDVATFPDFPAEIRAPKGTTAGVSGFQVRFSSKQIFTPGDTLNALVAMNPAALKTNLHDLAGGGILIVNEDEFDAKSLQLSGYAENPLENESLNEYQLIQVPMTRITREAVAELGLSSAQADRCRNFFAMGLVYWLYGRSLEPTLNFIEEKFGSKPTIADANRRALNAGWYYGETTDAFGSNFRVDPAKLKPGKYRSLNGNKAMALGLIAAAKKSDKELFLGTYPITPASDILHELSHHKNFGVRTFQAEDEIAAMCSTIGAAFGGAMSVTTSSGPGIALKGEAMGLALMLELPMLIVNVQRGGPSTGLPTKTEQADLLQAVFGRNGEAPIPVIAARSPGDCFHVALEAWRIAVRFMTPVIVLTDGYIANGTEPWRIPTSDELPTLKITHPDKVEGETFYPYARDERLARPWGIAGTEGLTHRLGGLEKQDLTGNVSYDGDNHEHMVMTRAKKVANIALDIPLQEVNGPDSGKLLVLSWGGTYGACATAVEHVLETGGSVAHAHLRYLNPLPRNLGGLLSRYDQVLIPELNLGQLRTVIQAAYCRQTIPMHQVKGKPFGVQQIVRKIEEILAQHEAVGC; translated from the coding sequence ATGACACCTGACGGCGGTTTGGAAAGTAAAACGAAGAGTACCGACGAGACTAGCCCGGAAGCCAAGACGTTGCCGGTCATTGACCGCCTTGGCCTCTCGCCCAAGTCGAACAAACAAACGGTCAATATCGAGGGGGCTACAGTTCGCCTGGCCGGCGACTCGGGCGACGGCATGCAATTGGCCGGAACCCAGCTGACCGGAGCATCGACTCGACTTGGCAACGACGTGGCGACTTTTCCTGACTTTCCCGCCGAAATCCGCGCTCCCAAAGGAACCACGGCCGGCGTTAGTGGTTTTCAGGTGCGGTTCTCCTCCAAGCAAATCTTTACCCCCGGCGATACGCTTAACGCGTTGGTCGCCATGAACCCGGCCGCGCTCAAAACCAATCTGCACGACCTAGCCGGCGGCGGCATTTTGATCGTCAACGAAGACGAGTTTGACGCGAAGTCGCTGCAACTATCCGGCTACGCGGAAAACCCACTCGAAAACGAAAGCCTGAACGAATACCAACTGATTCAGGTCCCGATGACGCGCATCACGCGTGAAGCGGTCGCCGAACTTGGTCTTTCTTCCGCCCAAGCCGACCGCTGCCGCAACTTCTTCGCGATGGGTCTTGTTTACTGGCTGTATGGCCGTAGCCTGGAACCGACGCTGAACTTCATCGAAGAGAAGTTCGGTTCCAAGCCGACGATCGCCGACGCCAATCGCCGCGCCCTGAACGCCGGCTGGTACTACGGCGAGACGACCGACGCCTTCGGCAGCAACTTCCGGGTCGACCCGGCAAAGTTGAAGCCGGGCAAGTATCGCAGCCTGAACGGCAACAAGGCGATGGCCCTCGGCCTGATCGCCGCGGCGAAGAAGAGCGACAAAGAGTTGTTCCTCGGGACCTATCCGATCACCCCGGCGAGCGACATTCTGCACGAGCTGAGCCATCACAAGAACTTCGGCGTTCGAACCTTTCAGGCCGAAGATGAAATCGCCGCCATGTGCTCGACCATTGGAGCCGCCTTTGGGGGAGCGATGTCGGTCACCACTTCCAGCGGTCCAGGCATCGCGCTCAAGGGAGAAGCGATGGGACTGGCGCTGATGCTCGAATTGCCGATGCTGATCGTCAACGTCCAGCGCGGCGGTCCCAGCACCGGTTTGCCGACCAAGACGGAACAAGCCGACTTGCTGCAGGCGGTCTTCGGCCGGAACGGCGAAGCGCCGATCCCGGTGATTGCAGCCCGAAGTCCCGGCGACTGCTTTCATGTCGCCTTGGAAGCCTGGAGGATCGCCGTCCGCTTCATGACGCCAGTGATCGTGCTGACCGACGGCTACATCGCCAACGGGACCGAGCCGTGGCGAATTCCGACGTCGGACGAGCTTCCCACCTTGAAGATCACCCATCCCGATAAAGTCGAAGGGGAAACGTTCTATCCGTACGCCCGTGATGAGCGACTCGCTCGACCATGGGGGATCGCCGGAACCGAAGGGCTCACGCACCGCCTAGGCGGGCTCGAAAAGCAAGATCTTACGGGGAACGTCAGCTACGACGGCGACAACCATGAGCACATGGTAATGACGCGAGCCAAGAAGGTCGCCAACATCGCACTCGACATTCCGCTTCAGGAAGTGAACGGACCAGACTCGGGCAAGCTGTTGGTCTTGTCTTGGGGGGGAACCTATGGCGCTTGTGCGACGGCAGTCGAACACGTTCTCGAAACGGGTGGCTCCGTCGCGCACGCTCACCTGCGGTACTTGAATCCGCTGCCGAGAAACCTGGGAGGACTCCTCTCGCGCTACGATCAAGTTCTCATTCCCGAACTCAATTTGGGACAACTCCGCACGGTGATCCAAGCGGCCTATTGCCGGCAAACGATTCCGATGCACCAAGTCAAAGGAAAACCATTCGGCGTTCAACAGATCGTCCGCAAGATCGAAGAGATTCTCGCCCAGCACGAGGCGGTCGGCTGCTAG
- a CDS encoding 4Fe-4S dicluster domain-containing protein, producing the protein MALKIVDRCVNCHACQMVCPTGSIRKGKNDAHFLINQDTCTECVGSYDEPQCSSICPIECAIEFSDGSPVNPFGSLTGLPLDKAPLV; encoded by the coding sequence ATGGCCCTGAAAATTGTGGATCGATGCGTCAATTGCCACGCGTGTCAGATGGTCTGCCCGACCGGATCGATTCGTAAAGGCAAAAACGACGCTCACTTCCTGATCAACCAGGATACCTGCACGGAATGCGTCGGATCCTACGACGAGCCTCAATGTTCGAGCATTTGTCCTATCGAATGCGCGATCGAGTTTTCGGACGGTTCGCCGGTCAACCCCTTTGGGTCGTTAACCGGTTTGCCGCTCGACAAGGCGCCTCTTGTATAG
- the nifB gene encoding nitrogenase cofactor biosynthesis protein NifB yields MLELKVLGDHSETEVPQGGCSSGSCGSTDDQLSHLSESVRQRVFNHPCYSEQAHHHFARMHVAVAPACNIQCNYCNRKYDCANESRPGVVSELLTPKQAVKKTMAVAANIPQMTVLGIAGPGDPLANPNKTFSTFRMLTEQAPDIKLCVSTNGLALPDYADELTKHNIDHVTITINCVDPEIGAKIYPWVFWNNKRVRGVEGAKILIDRQQEGLEKLVERDILVKVNSVMLPGINDKHLAEVSRVVKSKGAFLHNVMPLIAEPEHGTYFGLMEQRGPTPKELQELQDECSGDMNMMRHCRQCRADAVGLLGEDRGAEFTMEKIEAMEIDYEAAMVKRKKVHDAINAELAKATTQSQSVNADHAIPAETRPVLMAIASQGGGLVNQHFGHAKEFLVYEASPEGVRFISHRKTDLYCTGGDTCGDGDSLLGGIIKALEGCEAVLCSKIGYEPWETLESAGIMPNGEHAMEKIEDAVWAVYVEMYQNGKLTDNQTQMTA; encoded by the coding sequence ATGCTCGAACTGAAAGTGCTCGGCGATCACTCGGAAACCGAAGTCCCCCAAGGAGGTTGTTCCTCCGGATCGTGCGGTTCGACCGACGATCAACTGTCCCATCTCTCCGAAAGCGTTCGTCAGCGCGTTTTCAATCATCCCTGCTATTCAGAGCAAGCGCATCATCATTTCGCTCGGATGCATGTCGCCGTCGCTCCGGCTTGTAATATTCAGTGCAACTACTGCAACCGCAAATATGACTGCGCCAACGAATCACGACCTGGCGTCGTCTCCGAGCTCTTGACCCCCAAACAAGCGGTCAAAAAGACGATGGCGGTGGCGGCCAACATTCCGCAAATGACGGTGCTGGGAATCGCCGGTCCTGGCGATCCGCTGGCCAATCCGAACAAAACGTTTTCGACGTTCCGGATGCTGACGGAACAAGCTCCCGACATCAAGCTGTGCGTTTCGACCAATGGTTTGGCGCTACCTGATTACGCCGACGAATTGACGAAACACAACATCGATCACGTTACGATCACCATCAATTGCGTCGATCCTGAAATCGGCGCCAAGATCTATCCGTGGGTCTTCTGGAACAACAAGCGAGTTCGCGGCGTCGAAGGCGCCAAGATCTTGATCGATCGCCAGCAGGAAGGGCTCGAAAAGCTGGTTGAACGCGACATCCTCGTCAAAGTCAACTCAGTGATGCTGCCGGGGATCAATGACAAACACCTGGCGGAAGTGAGCCGCGTCGTCAAATCGAAGGGCGCCTTCCTCCACAACGTGATGCCGCTGATCGCGGAACCGGAACATGGGACCTACTTCGGTCTGATGGAACAACGCGGTCCGACGCCGAAAGAACTGCAGGAATTGCAGGACGAATGCTCCGGCGACATGAACATGATGCGTCACTGCCGACAATGCCGCGCCGATGCGGTCGGTTTACTCGGTGAAGACCGCGGCGCCGAGTTCACCATGGAAAAAATCGAAGCGATGGAAATCGACTACGAAGCGGCCATGGTCAAACGGAAGAAGGTGCACGACGCGATCAACGCCGAACTGGCCAAAGCGACGACGCAATCGCAAAGCGTCAATGCCGACCACGCAATTCCCGCCGAAACGCGCCCCGTCTTGATGGCGATCGCGTCCCAAGGGGGCGGCCTGGTTAATCAGCACTTCGGTCACGCGAAAGAATTCCTGGTCTATGAAGCCTCGCCCGAAGGGGTCCGCTTCATCAGCCATCGCAAGACCGACTTGTACTGCACCGGCGGCGACACGTGCGGCGACGGCGATAGCCTGCTCGGCGGCATCATCAAAGCCCTGGAAGGTTGCGAAGCGGTTCTGTGCTCCAAGATCGGATACGAACCTTGGGAAACGCTGGAAAGCGCAGGCATCATGCCGAACGGCGAGCATGCCATGGAGAAAATTGAAGACGCCGTCTGGGCCGTCTATGTCGAGATGTACCAGAACGGCAAACTGACCGACAACCAGACTCAGATGACGGCGTAG